One window of the Dryobates pubescens isolate bDryPub1 chromosome 13, bDryPub1.pri, whole genome shotgun sequence genome contains the following:
- the DYNLL2 gene encoding dynein light chain 2, cytoplasmic isoform X1, with translation MFCLRFTMSDRKAVIKNADMSEDMQQDAVDCATQAMEKYNIEKDIAAYIKKEFDKKYNPTWHCIVGRNFGSYVTHETKHFIYFYLGQVAILLFKSG, from the exons ATGTTCTGCCTTAGGTTCACCATGTCTGACAGGAAGGCTGTGATCAAGAATGCAGACATGTCCGAGGACATGCAGCAGGACGCCGTAGACTGTGCCACACAGGCGATGGAGAAGTACAACATAGAAAAGGACATTGCAGCCTATATCAAGAAG gaATTTGACAAGAAGTACAACCCCACTTGGCACTGCATTGTTGGCAGAAACTTTGGCAGCTATGTAACACACGAGACAAAGCACTTCATCTATTTTTACTTGGGTCAGGTTGCAATTCTGCTCTTCAAGTCCGGGTAG
- the DYNLL2 gene encoding dynein light chain 2, cytoplasmic isoform X2, which produces MSDRKAVIKNADMSEDMQQDAVDCATQAMEKYNIEKDIAAYIKKEFDKKYNPTWHCIVGRNFGSYVTHETKHFIYFYLGQVAILLFKSG; this is translated from the exons ATGTCTGACAGGAAGGCTGTGATCAAGAATGCAGACATGTCCGAGGACATGCAGCAGGACGCCGTAGACTGTGCCACACAGGCGATGGAGAAGTACAACATAGAAAAGGACATTGCAGCCTATATCAAGAAG gaATTTGACAAGAAGTACAACCCCACTTGGCACTGCATTGTTGGCAGAAACTTTGGCAGCTATGTAACACACGAGACAAAGCACTTCATCTATTTTTACTTGGGTCAGGTTGCAATTCTGCTCTTCAAGTCCGGGTAG